One region of Alosa alosa isolate M-15738 ecotype Scorff River chromosome 1, AALO_Geno_1.1, whole genome shotgun sequence genomic DNA includes:
- the rtraf gene encoding RNA transcription, translation and transport factor protein → MFKRKLTALDYHNPSGFDCKDETEFRNFIVWLEDQKIRHYKIEDRGNLRNIPSSEWPKAFEKYLQDVSCPFSVQERPECVDWLLGLGVRLEYGDNVEKYRNCPPLAATNNTQKPIDPLINLDINNPDFKAGVTALSNLLQIQRHDDYLVMLKAIRILIQERLTPECIAKANQSKEGLPVALDKHILGFDTGDASLNEAAQILRLLHIEELRELQTRINEAIVAVQAIIADPKTDHRLGKVGR, encoded by the exons atgtttaaaagaaAGCTTACTGCACTGGATTACCACAACCCCTCTGGCTTTGACTGTAAAG ATGAAACGGAATTCAGGAATTTCATAGTGTGGCTAGAAGATCAAAAGATAAGGCATTATAAGATTGAAGACCGAGGTAACCTGCGCAACATCCCTAGCTCTGAGTGGCCCAAAGCCTTTGAAAAG TATCTTCAAGATGTGAGTTGTCCATTTAGTGTCCAGGAGAGACCGGAGTGTGTGGACTGGTTGCTTGGCCTTGGTGTCCGACTGGAGTATGGTGATAATG TGGAGAAGTACAGGAACTGCCCCCCTCTTGCAGCAACCAATAACACCCAGAAGCCCATAGATCCGCTTATCAACTTGGACA TCAACAACCCTGACTTCAAAGCTGGTGTCACTGCCCTGTCCAATCTCCTTCAGATCCAGCGTCATGACGACTATTTAGTGATGCTGAAG GCTATAAGGATTCTCATTCAAGAGCGACTGACTCCTGAGTGCATCGCGAAAGCAAACCAGTCAAAAGAG ggCTTACCTGTTGCACTGGATAAGCATATCCTTGGCTTTGACACAGGGG ATGCCTCCCTGAACGAAGCAGCTCAGATCCTGCGCCTGCTGCACATCGAGGAGCTGCGTGAGCTGCAGACGCGGATCAACGAGGCCATCGTGGCTGTGCAGGCCATCATCGCAGACCCCAAAACAGACCACCGCCTGGGGAAGGTTGGCAGATGA